One Elephas maximus indicus isolate mEleMax1 chromosome X, mEleMax1 primary haplotype, whole genome shotgun sequence DNA segment encodes these proteins:
- the LOC126068804 gene encoding EZH inhibitory protein-like: MPGPALRSPEATPGPALRSRTSRPGPARRSRVATPGLALRSPEATPGPARRGSRASRSGPARRSPTPGPGPALDSHATTPPGPAGRCSRASRPGPVRRSRVATPGLALRSPEATPGPVLRSSRASRSGPARRSPTPEPGPALDSHATPPPGPAGRASRTSRPGPVGRSSVATPGLDLRRPKATPGPARRGSPASRSGSAHRSPKPRPGPDLDSHATAPPGPVGCGSRASRPGPARRSSVATPDLAVPIPEATPGPARRGSRASRSGPARRHPTPEPGPALDSHATPPPGPAGRGSRTSRPGPIRRSRVATPGLALQSPEATPGPVLRGSQASRSGPTRRSPTPRPSPALDSHATPPPGRGGRSSRTSRPGPVGRSSVATPGLALRRPKATPGPARRSCPASRSGPACRSPTPEPGPALDSHATTPPGTTGRSSRSSRPGPVRRSSVATPGLALRSPEATPGPARRGSPASRSGPARRHPTPWPGPALDSHAIAPPGAAHRSPLSGTGSAHRCSTAAPPDPALSSHAPTLGPVLGSRTTKGRSTLSSGPALPGPAGLSPTLPSEITSRRLMFQSPSSSHDPAILHHVSDSENSISTSSSSLSLSTCSFLFSGKYGKSLSSSSSSLRSLDPSPTPSPSRLSDRGFSAPVRSFRCRPNSRVRRSLLPEFDAVSPASAEVQAETGSRSPATTP; the protein is encoded by the coding sequence ATGCCGGGCCCGGCTCTCCGAAGCCCAGAAGCCACGCCAGGTCCCGCTCTCCGCAGCCGCACATCCAGGCCAGGCCCCGCTCGTCGAAGCAGAGTAGCCACGCCAGGCCTGGCTCTCCGGAGCCCCGAAGCCACGCCGGGCCCCGCTCGTCGCGGTAGTCGCGCATCCAGGTCAGGCCCGGCTCGCCGCAGCCCAACACCCGGGCCAGGCCCTGCTCTCGACAGCCATGCCACCACCCCACCGGGCCCCGCTGGCCGCTGTAGCCGCGCATCCAGGCCAGGCCCCGTTCGTCGAAGCCGAGTAGCCACGCCAGGCCTGGCTCTCCGGAGCCCGGAAGCTACGCCGGGCCCCGTTCTCCGCAGCAGCCGAGCATCCAGGTCAGGCCCCGCTCGCCGCAGCCCAACACCTGAGCCAGGCCCTGCTCTCGACAGCCATGCCACTCCCCCACCAGGCCCTGCTGGCCGTGCTAGCCGCACATCCAGGCCAGGCCCCGTTGGTCGGAGCAGCGTAGCCACACCAGGCCTGGATCTCCGGAGACCCAAAGCCACGCCAGGCCCCGCTCGTCGCGGCAGCCCTGCATCAAGGTCAGGCTCCGCTCACCGCAGCCCAAAACCCAGGCCAGGCCCTGATCTCGACAGCCATGCCACTGCCCCACCGGGCCCCGTTGGCTGCGGTAGCCGCGCATCGAGGCCAGGCCCCGCTCGTCGAAGCAGCGTAGCCACGCCAGACCTGGCTGTCCCGATACCCGAAGCCACGCCAGGCCCCGCTCGTCGCGGTAGTCGCGCATCCAGGTCAGGCCCAGCTCGCCGCCACCCAACACCCGAGCCAGGCCCTGCTCTCGACAGCCATGCCACTCCCCCACCGGGCCCTGCTGGCCGCGGTAGCCGCACATCCCGGCCAGGCCCCATTCGTCGAAGCCGCGTAGCCACGCCAGGCCTGGCTCTCCAGAGCCCCGAAGCCACGCCCGGCCCCGTTCTGCGCGGCAGCCAAGCATCCAGGTCCGGCCCCACTCGCCGCAGCCCAACACCCAGGCCAAGCCCTGCTCTCGACAGCCATGCCACCCCCCCACCGGGCCGTGGTGGACGCAGCAGCCGCACATCCAGGCCAGGCCCGGTTGGTCGAAGCAGCGTAGCCACGCCAGGCCTGGCTCTCCGGAGACCCAAAGCCACGCCAGGCCCCGCTCGTCGCAGCTGCCCTGCATCCAGGTCAGGCCCCGCTTGCCGCAGCCCAACACCCGAGCCAGGCCCTGCTCTCGACAGCCATGCCACCACCCCACCCGGCACTACTGGCCGCAGCAGCCGCTCATCCAGACCAGGCCCTGTTCGTCGAAGCAGCGTAGCCACACCAGGCCTGGCTCTCCGGAGCCCCGAAGCCACGCCAGGCCCCGCTCGCCGCGGCAGCCCTGCATCCAGGTCAGGCCCCGCTCGCCGCCACCCAACACCCTGGCCAGGCCCTGCTCTCGACAGCCATGCCATCGCCCCACCAGGGGCTGCTCACCGTAGTCCTTTATCTGGGACAGGCTCTGCGCACCGCTGCAGCACCGCTGCGCCGCCAGACCCTGCTCTCAGCAGCCACGCCCCAACTTTAGGCCCTGTCCTTGGAAGCCGCACCACAAAGGGGAGATCAACACTGAGCAGTGGCCCTGCTCTGCCTGGGCCAGCTGGCCTGAGTCCTACTTTACCCTCAGAGATCACCTCACGAAGGCTTATGTTCCAGAGTCCCTCAAGCTCTCATGATCCAGCGATTCTACACCATGTCTCTGATTCTGAGAATTCCATCAGCACGAGTTCCTCCTCATTATCTCTTAGCACatgttcctttcttttctctgggaAATATGGTAAgagcctctcctcctcctcctcctcccttagGTCTCTTGACCCAAGCCCGACACCATCCCCCTCCAGGCTTTCTGACCGGGGCTTCTCTGCCCCGGTCCGAAGCTTCAGGTGCAGGCCTAACTCCAGAGTTAGGCGTTCCTTGCTGCCTGAGTTTGATGCAGTAAGCCCTGCTTCTGCAGAAGTGCAGGCTGAAACAGGGAGCAGGTCCCCTGCTACAACTCCTTGA